Proteins found in one Fulvitalea axinellae genomic segment:
- a CDS encoding cold shock domain-containing protein → MAKSQETFSKKEKEKKRLKKRQDKQQKKAERRAASAENAGSGLDDMMVYVDENGFLSTTPPDETKKKKEIDAESIEIGVPKREKEDEEPLTGRVDFFNHSKGFGFIRDLDSRERYFFHVNGLMEPVDENDKVTFELENGMKGLNAVRVKKI, encoded by the coding sequence ATGGCAAAATCACAAGAGACCTTTAGCAAAAAAGAAAAAGAGAAGAAACGCCTTAAGAAAAGGCAGGACAAGCAACAGAAGAAAGCGGAGCGTAGAGCGGCTAGCGCCGAGAACGCTGGCTCAGGACTTGACGACATGATGGTTTATGTCGACGAGAACGGTTTCCTTAGCACGACACCGCCTGACGAAACGAAGAAAAAGAAGGAAATAGACGCCGAGAGCATCGAAATCGGAGTGCCTAAAAGGGAAAAAGAAGATGAGGAGCCTTTGACTGGCCGTGTAGACTTCTTCAACCACTCGAAGGGATTCGGCTTTATCCGCGATTTGGATAGTCGCGAACGTTACTTCTTCCACGTAAACGGCCTTATGGAGCCAGTTGACGAAAACGACAAGGTGACGTTTGAACTTGAGAACGGTATGAAAGGCTTGAATGCCGTACGAGTGAAGAAAATTTAA
- a CDS encoding MGH1-like glycoside hydrolase domain-containing protein, with protein MIRPLLATGLAIVLALGFLSCEPKSIQTTPGTNPGGSWKQLKSEANSIGKKEWRPMLSYVAELHKKSTHPPVWPFEHEWEEIGPGYVYGPAFGHWDLVHQVIDLMPAYPEHAYKQLLNNVKNQEDHGMVPGSFWMPGSKLNKKRTKASWSREKQGHPPFWVFAIDDYVELTGADSVLKRFYGPLVRQISWFENNRKAEGEGFYYTDILTKRWESGVDEGIRFDDTAEGAWACIDATSHVYYLYKVAAKWSNMLGMDDNFYGRRADQLEKHIQEGMYDKKDGLFYDSWAMKDEKLRTLAFETLFPIVAGAATKPQADRLINEYLLDTTCFNTAHPIATVGKRDPKFELRMWRGPAWNSMTYWVARGCVKYGRKDAAKIILEKALDSSAKQFEKTGTIWEFYHPLGGNPEEVLRKPGSARNKPCKDYLGHNPVIAMARLYAEISK; from the coding sequence ATGATAAGACCTTTACTGGCCACAGGATTGGCCATCGTTTTGGCGCTCGGATTTTTGTCTTGCGAGCCCAAATCCATCCAAACAACTCCGGGTACAAACCCCGGCGGAAGCTGGAAACAGCTTAAGTCAGAGGCCAATTCTATCGGTAAAAAGGAGTGGAGACCAATGCTCAGTTATGTGGCGGAGCTACACAAGAAAAGCACGCATCCGCCCGTATGGCCTTTTGAACATGAATGGGAAGAGATTGGCCCGGGATACGTGTACGGACCGGCTTTTGGTCATTGGGATCTTGTACACCAAGTGATAGACCTGATGCCAGCTTATCCGGAACACGCATATAAGCAGTTGCTCAACAACGTTAAGAATCAGGAAGATCACGGAATGGTTCCGGGCTCGTTTTGGATGCCGGGTAGCAAGCTGAACAAGAAAAGAACCAAGGCTAGCTGGAGTAGGGAAAAGCAAGGACACCCTCCGTTTTGGGTTTTCGCCATAGACGATTATGTGGAACTCACCGGAGCCGACTCGGTACTTAAGCGTTTTTACGGACCGCTTGTAAGGCAGATCTCATGGTTTGAGAATAACAGAAAGGCGGAAGGTGAAGGTTTTTATTATACCGACATCCTGACAAAACGTTGGGAAAGTGGCGTAGACGAAGGAATCCGTTTCGATGATACGGCGGAAGGCGCTTGGGCTTGCATCGACGCGACCAGCCATGTCTATTACCTTTATAAAGTGGCTGCGAAGTGGTCCAATATGTTAGGTATGGACGACAATTTTTACGGTCGTCGGGCTGATCAGTTGGAGAAGCATATTCAGGAAGGAATGTATGACAAAAAGGACGGACTTTTCTACGACAGTTGGGCGATGAAAGACGAGAAGCTCCGCACTTTGGCATTCGAAACATTGTTTCCGATTGTGGCGGGAGCGGCTACAAAACCTCAAGCTGACCGCTTGATAAACGAGTACTTGTTGGATACGACATGCTTTAATACGGCTCACCCGATCGCTACTGTAGGCAAGCGGGATCCCAAGTTCGAATTGCGTATGTGGCGCGGGCCGGCTTGGAACAGCATGACGTACTGGGTGGCCAGAGGGTGTGTGAAGTACGGAAGAAAAGACGCCGCCAAGATCATTCTGGAAAAAGCTCTGGACAGTAGTGCCAAGCAGTTTGAGAAGACGGGCACGATTTGGGAATTCTATCATCCTTTGGGCGGTAACCCTGAAGAAGTGTTAAGAAAGCCAGGGTCGGCTAGGAATAAGCCGTGCAAAGATTATTTGGGACACAACCCGGTAATCGCCATGGCGAGGCTTTATGCGGAAATATCGAAGTAA
- a CDS encoding exopolyphosphatase, translated as MKDEKVAIVDLGTNTFNLLVAEFQSGNMDMLVNERVGVRLGEGGISERRITSQAMERAFSTLENFRDTLAGYGIGPDKAILVGTSALRNASNADSFIKETHKRTGFTVHTVDGDREAYLIHEGVKRALRLSDDISLIIDIGGGSVEFIFCNESRVFWQRSLEIGAQRLIEKFQRHDPIRPEEIKELEAYLEKELTGVLEVARRFPPVEFIGSSGSFDTLAEVYEASKGILAQPHRTAFNLPTTEFELCYQTLVNKNRGERLRVPGMIPLRVDLIVVASCLIRFLLREIPVNNIRVSTYALKEGLMYMISEGRFRVE; from the coding sequence ATGAAGGACGAGAAAGTAGCGATTGTAGACTTGGGTACAAATACCTTTAACCTGCTGGTGGCCGAATTCCAGTCCGGCAACATGGACATGCTTGTCAACGAAAGGGTTGGCGTGCGGTTGGGAGAAGGTGGCATAAGCGAACGCAGGATAACTTCCCAAGCTATGGAAAGGGCTTTCTCAACTTTGGAGAATTTCCGTGATACGTTGGCCGGTTACGGCATAGGCCCCGACAAAGCCATCTTGGTAGGCACAAGCGCCCTTCGCAACGCTTCTAACGCCGATTCCTTCATCAAAGAAACCCACAAACGCACCGGTTTTACGGTTCATACCGTAGACGGCGACAGGGAGGCTTACCTGATTCACGAGGGCGTAAAGCGCGCGCTGAGGCTAAGCGACGACATTTCCCTGATCATAGATATAGGTGGCGGAAGCGTAGAGTTCATTTTTTGCAACGAATCGAGGGTGTTTTGGCAACGCAGCCTTGAGATAGGCGCCCAACGCCTAATCGAGAAATTCCAACGCCACGACCCTATCAGGCCAGAAGAGATCAAGGAACTCGAGGCCTATTTGGAAAAAGAACTGACGGGAGTGCTGGAAGTCGCGCGCCGTTTCCCTCCCGTGGAATTTATCGGCTCTTCCGGCTCTTTTGACACTCTGGCGGAGGTCTACGAAGCCAGCAAAGGTATTTTGGCCCAACCGCACAGAACCGCTTTTAACCTACCCACCACAGAGTTTGAACTCTGCTACCAAACGTTGGTCAACAAAAACAGAGGCGAGCGCCTGCGTGTCCCCGGAATGATCCCTTTGCGTGTAGACTTAATCGTGGTCGCTTCCTGCCTTATACGTTTTTTGCTTAGAGAAATTCCCGTCAACAATATCCGCGTGTCAACTTACGCTTTGAAAGAGGGATTGATGTATATGATTAGCGAAGGAAGGTTTAGAGTAGAATAA
- a CDS encoding DUF5522 domain-containing protein, which translates to MAKIIINNKELKEGIHYYLDERGRCVFTRQYHLERGHCCKPRKENKCRHCPWKENMKESKDSFILFS; encoded by the coding sequence ATGGCCAAAATCATTATCAATAACAAGGAGCTAAAAGAGGGGATACATTACTACTTGGACGAACGGGGAAGGTGTGTATTTACCCGTCAATACCATTTGGAAAGAGGTCACTGTTGCAAACCCCGCAAGGAGAACAAATGCAGACATTGCCCATGGAAGGAAAATATGAAGGAAAGTAAAGATAGCTTTATTCTATTTTCATAA
- the rdgB gene encoding RdgB/HAM1 family non-canonical purine NTP pyrophosphatase, whose product MKKLCFATNNPGKIAEIKGLLGGKFEILSLADIGCDVDLPEEQDTMEGNSSQKARYVYDHFGVDCFADDSGLEVDALNGAPGVYSARFAGPQRKDSDNIDLLLTKLQGNSQRGARFRTVITLIEGGKETQFTGTAEGDITEARSGEKGFGYDPVFRPEGMELTFAEISAEEKNRISHRGKAVRSLVEYLAQK is encoded by the coding sequence ATGAAAAAACTTTGCTTCGCCACCAACAACCCGGGCAAAATAGCCGAGATAAAAGGCCTGCTCGGAGGCAAGTTCGAAATCCTCAGCCTCGCCGATATCGGGTGTGACGTGGACCTCCCCGAAGAACAGGACACCATGGAGGGCAATTCTTCGCAAAAAGCCCGTTATGTATATGACCATTTCGGCGTGGACTGCTTTGCCGACGATTCCGGCCTGGAAGTGGACGCTCTAAACGGTGCTCCCGGAGTGTATTCGGCCAGATTTGCGGGACCACAACGCAAAGACTCCGACAATATCGACCTTCTTTTGACTAAGCTTCAGGGCAACAGCCAGCGGGGCGCCAGGTTCAGGACGGTGATCACCCTGATAGAAGGAGGGAAGGAGACGCAGTTTACCGGAACGGCGGAAGGCGACATTACCGAAGCGAGAAGCGGAGAGAAGGGCTTCGGCTACGATCCCGTTTTCCGTCCCGAAGGCATGGAATTAACCTTCGCCGAAATATCGGCTGAGGAAAAGAACAGAATCAGCCATCGTGGCAAGGCCGTACGCTCGTTGGTCGAATATTTGGCGCAAAAATAA
- a CDS encoding uridine-cytidine kinase translates to METPYFVGITGGSASGKTRFLNQLMAYFGEDDVTLISQDNYYKPRHLQPVDENGVHNFDKPESIDFDAFMDDIDKLKNGETAEREEYMFNNPNATPRMLSFKPAPIVIVEGLFVFYDDKISASLDTKVYIDAQEHIKLKRRIIRDNAERGYDLDDVLYRYERHVMPTYERYIKPTKYEADIVVPNNTDFKGGLEILVGFMRTKLNAVGA, encoded by the coding sequence ATGGAAACACCTTACTTTGTCGGGATTACGGGCGGTAGCGCTTCGGGGAAAACCCGGTTCCTGAACCAATTGATGGCTTATTTCGGTGAAGATGACGTTACGCTTATCTCGCAAGACAACTACTACAAACCGCGGCACCTCCAGCCCGTGGACGAGAACGGCGTACACAACTTCGACAAGCCGGAGTCTATCGATTTCGATGCGTTTATGGACGATATCGATAAGCTGAAAAACGGCGAAACGGCCGAGCGCGAGGAGTATATGTTCAACAACCCGAACGCCACTCCGCGTATGCTCAGCTTTAAACCCGCTCCGATTGTCATCGTCGAGGGCCTTTTCGTATTTTACGACGACAAGATCAGCGCTTCGCTCGACACCAAGGTGTACATAGACGCCCAGGAACATATCAAGCTCAAGCGCCGCATCATCCGTGACAACGCCGAACGCGGCTATGACCTGGACGACGTGCTTTACCGTTACGAGCGTCACGTGATGCCCACTTACGAGCGTTACATCAAACCGACGAAATACGAAGCCGACATCGTAGTGCCAAACAACACCGACTTCAAAGGCGGTTTGGAAATCTTGGTGGGCTTTATGAGAACAAAACTCAACGCGGTCGGGGCCTAA
- a CDS encoding TrkA family potassium uptake protein — translation MNNFAVIGLGQFGEAIAKTLSARGAGVLAIDIDYDKIEAIKEEVAHAVQLDATDRRGLVAQNISELDAVVVAIGDNFECMLLTIVVLQELGVKRIMGRAANDHQRIILQKMGITEIISPEATIGQSVAEQLLQPNIYSYLPLPDDYEIVEIKTPAKVANMVLKEVGLRDKYDLNLITIKRSYQKVRDGHSVQEEHIIGVPKASTVLYATDILIVMGKKQDVDRFITLNS, via the coding sequence GTGAACAATTTCGCAGTAATAGGACTCGGCCAGTTCGGCGAAGCCATTGCCAAGACCCTTTCCGCGCGTGGCGCTGGGGTGCTGGCAATCGATATCGATTACGACAAGATTGAGGCGATAAAAGAGGAAGTGGCTCACGCCGTACAGCTCGACGCCACCGACAGGCGAGGCTTGGTTGCGCAAAACATCTCCGAACTCGACGCCGTGGTGGTAGCCATTGGCGACAACTTCGAGTGCATGCTCCTTACCATAGTAGTTTTGCAGGAGCTTGGGGTAAAACGCATAATGGGTAGGGCGGCCAACGACCACCAACGGATAATCCTGCAAAAGATGGGCATTACCGAGATCATATCTCCGGAAGCCACCATCGGACAGAGCGTGGCCGAACAGCTTTTGCAACCGAATATCTATTCTTACCTGCCTTTGCCCGACGATTACGAGATCGTGGAGATCAAGACGCCGGCCAAGGTAGCGAATATGGTACTGAAGGAAGTGGGCTTGCGGGACAAGTACGACTTGAACCTGATCACTATCAAGCGGAGCTACCAAAAGGTACGTGACGGCCATTCCGTACAGGAAGAGCATATCATTGGCGTGCCTAAGGCCAGCACGGTGCTTTACGCCACCGACATCCTGATAGTGATGGGCAAAAAACAGGACGTGGACCGCTTTATTACGCTGAACAGCTAA
- a CDS encoding class I SAM-dependent methyltransferase has product MTEKAWLDRWNKRFGEDEYAYGVSPNDFLKERLDKLDPGTILFPAEGEGRNAVYAAKSGWTVSAFDISEEGRKKAMKLAEAEGVNVDYRIGELERLDYAEGNFDAIGLIYAHFPPALKSAYHKALADLLHPGGIVILEAFGKRHIEYNSKDPKVGGPNNVEALFSTEEVRDDFQGFEILELEEKEIELNEGLYHIGRGSVVRFVGKKR; this is encoded by the coding sequence ATGACTGAAAAGGCTTGGCTAGATCGATGGAATAAGCGATTCGGAGAAGACGAATACGCTTACGGAGTGTCACCGAACGATTTTTTGAAAGAGCGGTTGGACAAGCTCGATCCCGGAACAATCCTGTTCCCCGCCGAAGGCGAAGGCCGTAACGCCGTTTACGCGGCCAAGAGCGGTTGGACAGTATCGGCTTTCGACATCAGCGAAGAAGGCAGGAAAAAGGCTATGAAATTGGCGGAAGCCGAAGGGGTTAACGTGGATTACAGGATCGGGGAACTGGAGAGGCTTGATTATGCCGAGGGAAACTTCGACGCTATAGGGCTGATATACGCACATTTTCCTCCCGCTCTCAAATCGGCTTATCATAAGGCCTTGGCGGATCTGTTACATCCGGGCGGTATTGTTATTTTAGAAGCTTTCGGGAAAAGACATATCGAGTATAATTCGAAAGACCCCAAAGTCGGCGGACCGAATAACGTGGAGGCGCTTTTCTCCACAGAGGAAGTACGTGATGACTTCCAGGGTTTCGAAATTTTGGAACTGGAGGAAAAAGAAATCGAACTGAACGAGGGACTTTACCATATCGGACGGGGTTCGGTAGTGAGGTTTGTTGGAAAGAAACGGTAG